The following nucleotide sequence is from Streptomyces sp. HUAS CB01.
TCGAACGGCAGCACACCGCCACCGTCTACGCCCTGGTACTCGGCTCGTTCGCGGCCGGCACGGTCGCCGGTGCCTTCCTCGGCGGCCGGATCCGCGGGCGCCACCGCGGCCTTGTCTCGCTGGCGCTGCTCGCCCTGTTCGGGCTGACCGCCCTGAGCCCGGTCCTGACCGGCTCGGTCCCTGTGCTCATGGCCGCGTTCCTGGTCGGCGGAGTCGGCCAGCAGGCCTTCGACGTGGTGAAGATGGCCGGGCTGCGCCGGGAGGTGCCCGAGCGGTTGCACGGCCGGGCGTTCTCCGCGGACTTCTTCTTCTCCTTCGCCTCGCTGCCCCTGGGCCAGCTGCTCGGGGCCGTGCTGCTGCGGTTCACGGAGGCCGAGGCGATCATGCTGTGGGCCGGCGGACTGGTCATCGCCACCACGGTCCTGGCCATGGCGGGCAAGGACGTCCGGGAGTTCCGCTCGGGGCAGCCCCCGGCACCGGACGACGGGGTACCGGAGCAGCGGGAGCCCTGGACGGGCAGCCCCGCGGAACAGGACGAGAATGCCGGGACACGTTGACCTGTTCGAGGAGCACGGCGAAGTGGCGGCCCTCTGGCCGCAGGGCGGCTACCGGGACCGCACCGTGGTCTGCTTCGACCGCCACCTCGACCTCAAGCCCCTCGCACCGGGCGGCGAGGAGGCGCTGCGGTGCGCCGCCACCCTCGGCGAGGACCCGGCCGCACACCTGCGCCGGCTTCCGGTGCGTGGTGTACCCGGCGCCTTCGGCCTCGACGACTTCTGGTCCGCGGCCGCCCTGGCGGGCGGTCTCACTTCCCTGGTGTGGGTGCCCAGTTGGGGCTCCCATCCGCAATGGCGGGCGACCGCGCTGGACTCCGTCTCCCTGATCTCCACCGGGGGCGTGACGCCCGACCCGCGGGTCAGCGGCTGCTGCCTGACCGTCCGGCTGTGCGGGGTGAGCCTGGCGATCGTCCCGCCCGACCTGCTGGCCCGCCATCTCGCCGTGCACGTGTCCGGCGAGGTGGTGGCCGACATCGACCTGGACTGGCTGATGGACGAGCACGGGCGGCCCGACCACACGGTCGACGAGCTGGCGGCTCTGGTCGCGCTCTGCGGCGGCGAGTTGTCGGCGATGACCTGGTCGACCCGCTCGGGCTTCCTGCCGGGGGAGTTCCGGCAAGTCGGCACCGACGTCGCCGCCCGGCTCGGGCTGCGGGCCCGCACTTCCTCGTTCCTGCCGGCCACGCCCTGGCCCGAGGACCTGCTGCTGAGCGTGCACCGCGGCGCCCCGCTGCCCCAGGGCGAGGAGGACGGCGGGGTGACCGTCGCCCTGCGCGGCCTGGCACTGGCCACCACCGACCCGGCGCAGGCCGAGGAGTGCCACCGCCGGGCTGCGGCGGCCGGGTACCGGTCGAGCTGGCTGGCGTACCGCATCGGCATCGCGCACTACGCCCGGGGCGGCCACCGCACTGCCCGGGAATGGCTGCGCGAGGCGGTCGCCGTCGACGGCCGCGACACCCTGGCCATGCACGCGCGGATCATGTCCGCGCGGGCCACCGCGCGGCTGGACGGCCCGGACCGGGCTTTCGCGGAACTCCGCGCCCTGGCCGGGGAACTCCCGCTGCGGTCCGGGGTCTGGCGGACGCTGCGGGTCCTGGCCCGCAGCTGCGGCGACACCGAGGCGGCGGCCGAGGCCGACGCCCGGCTGGCCCTGCTCGACCGGCTCACCGAGCCCGCCGTGGCCACGGCGGGGACCGGGCCCGACGACGGGGGGCGGGAGTGAGCCCCGGTGCGGCCACGGACGTCCTGCTGGTGATGCCGCCGGTCAGCGAGGCCGTGCAGTTCCCCTACCTGGCGCTGCCCCAGCTCGCCGCGGCCTGGACCGAGCGCGGCCACCGGGTGGTCTGCTGCGACCTGAACCTGGAGTACCGGACGGCCGTGCTGCGGCGCCACGGCGCCCCGGAGCGGGACGGGGACCGGGCTGCCACGACAACCGGTGGGGCCTTCGCGAAGGACGCCTTCCGCCGCATCAGCGAGCGCTACCGGCAGGGCCACGGGCAGCGGCTGCTGGATCGTTCCCGGGACCGCAGCTCGGGCTTCGACCAGGAGGTCGCGATCCGCGCCGTCGTGCGGTACGTCACCCAGCAGGCCACCGCGGACGGCTGGATGCTGCCCGGACCGTTCCCGCTGTCCCGGCTGGACGATCTCGTCGCGGACGGGCGGTCCGGCTGGTCGGCCGAGTGGGCGGCGCAGCGGCTGACCGAGCTGCTGGCCCTGCACCGACCGCGACTGCTCGGATTCTCCGTACCGTTCTTCAGCCAGCTGGTGCCCACCCTGGCGCTGTGCGGACTGCTCAAGGAGCAGCGGCCGGACCTGCGGATCATGCTGGGCGGGCCGACCGTGCAGATGTGGGCGGCCGCACTGCGCCGCCGGGTGGCCGCGGCCCGGGCCGTCGACCACTGGTGCCTGGGCCACGGCGAGGACTACCTCGGGCGGATCCTCGACGGCGCGTCGCCGGAGGCCGAGCGGACGGCCGAGCGCGCCGGGCTGGCCGACGGGTTCGTCCTCAACGAGCAGGCCATGCCCGACTTCGGGCAGTTCGACTTCGCCGACTACAGCAACCAGGCCCACCAGTTCCCCTACCGGCTGACCGTCGGCTGCTTCTGGGGCAGGTGCACCTTCTGCTCCTACGGCAACCGCTACCACGACGCACGGGCGTTCCAGCAGGTGTCCCCCGCGGTCGCGGCCGGGCACCTGGTCGAACTGGCGGCCCGGCTGGGCATCACCGATGTGGCGGTCACCGACGAGAACACCGGGCTGCGGCACCTGCTGCGGGTGATGCGCGCGGTCCGTGCGCGCGGCGCCCCGCTGACCTTCCGCGTCCGGGCCCGGCTGGAACCGGAGCTGGCCGACCCGGAGTTCTGCGCGGAGCTGTACGCCCTGGGGTGCGTGCAGATGTCGGCCGGGTACGAGACGGACGCGCAGCCCGTCCTGGACGCGTTGAACAAGGGCCAGGACGCGCGGCACGCGGAGCGGGCGGTGGCGAACCTGACCGCCGCGGGGATCACCACCAACCTGTCCTTCATGGACGGGTTCGCGCACCCCGACGCGGAGCGGGCGTACCGGGACACCGTGGCGGTGATCCAGCGGCATCCGGCGGACATGGGGCTGGACACCATGCAGTTGCTGGTCGCCGAGCCGGGCAGCCACCTGTGGGCGAGCAGGCGGGGCGCGGCGGACGACCCGCACGCGGACGCGGATCTGGTCACCAACGAAGGGCTGGCGTTCGCCGCCGGCCGGGTCGGCGGGGCGCTGCTGGACCCTCAAGGCACGGAGGAGGCCAGGCAGCGGCTGCTGCGGATGGCGGTCGAGGCCGTGCCGGACGCGGAACGGACGAGCCGCCCCGACCTGGAGCAGCGCCCGCGGGTGGCAGCCGGGACGGGCCCGGATGCGGACGGCCTGGTGGCCGCGGGCACGCCGGTGCGCCCGCGCTTCGGGGTGGCGCTGGACACCGTACGAACGCAGTGGTTCCTGGCCGATCTGGCGTGGCCGCGGATGGCCGCGGTCCCACCGGGTGTGGCGCGCGCCGGGGACGGGCGGCTCACGGCGGACGGGCCTGACGGGCGCAGGTGGCTCTCGAGGATGGTGGAGAAACGCCTGCTGGAAGTGGAAGGGGGCGGCTGATGGAACGAGTGGCGCGGCGGGCACGGGAGGAGCGGGGGGAGGGGAAGGGGGAGGACTCCGGGCGGCTCGGTCTCGGGCTGGGCATGGACCTGGTCTGGGGCGAGCGCATCGGGTTCGAGAAGACCGGCGAGGGACGGCCCACCGACCGGGTCGCGGCCTTCCTCCAACGGCACGCGCAGGACTACGACTACATGTTCGTGGCGTTCCAGCCGATCGACTACGGCCCACTGGAGCCGGAACGCTACTTCCCCGCCTACGACCGGCTGTTCGAGCTGTTCGGGCCGGGACGGGCGCGGGCCTTCCACCACACCATGCTCAACACCGGCAGTCCGGAGGAGTACGAGAAGGAAGCGGTGGCGGAGTTCACCAACGCGCTGATCGAACGGTACGGCTTCCGGTGGGTGATCGAGGACCTGGGCATCTGGTCGCTGGGAGGCCGGAGCCTGCCCTATCCGATGCCTCCGGTGCTGACGACGGAAGGGCTGCGGCGCTGTGTCGGGCACGTCGGCGAGTGGGTGCGCCGGCTGGATGCGCCGCTGTCGGTGGAGTTCCCCGGATTCACCGAGGGCGGCAGTTTCCTCGTCGGCACCCTGGACGCGTTCGCGTTCTTCGACACGGTGATCCGGGAGACCGGCGCGCTGGCCACCCTCGACGTCGGGCACGTCCTGGCCTACCAGTGGCTGATGGGCCGCACCGGGAAGCGGATGTTCGAGGGTGTGGAGGCGCTGCCGCTGGACCGCTGCCACGAGGTGCACCTGTCGGGCTGCCAGATCGTCGAGGGGCGGTTCCGGGACCTGCACCACGGCGTGCTGCTCGACGAGCAACTGGCCCTGCTGGAACACCTGCTGCCGATGATGCCCCGGCTGACCGGGGTGACGTACGAGGACCCGAACTTCGACGCGGCGGGGCGGCTCGTGCCGAAGTCCCGGCCCAACGCGGAGCGGCTGTTCGCGATCGTCCGCGCGTGGAAGGAGGAAGCGGATGCCGGAGCCCGACGGGTCGGCTGAGCACGACCGGATCCTGCGGGTGCTGGACCGGTTGCTGTACGACGAGGAGACGCGGAGCGCATTCGTCGAGCACGGCCCCCACCATCCCGCGCTCGGGCTGGACCCGGCGCTGGCCGCGGCGTTCGCCCGGGTCGACGTACGGGAACTGACCCTGGTCGGACGCAACATCCGCTCCGAGGTGGTGAGCGGGGGCACCGGGACGGGCCCGGGGCTGGCCCGCGGCTTCGCACGGTCGCTGCGGGCGATCCGGGAGCGCACCGGACTCACACCGAACGAACTCGCCGAACGGTTCACCGCATCGGTGGAGTTCCGCCATTTCCGGGACGTGCCGTTCTCGGCGGCCGGCCGCGGACGGCTCATGCCGGAGTGCTTCCACCGCTTCGTCGCCGCGTCCGCGGAGCCCCTGGCCGCAGTGGAACCGCTGGTGCACCACGAGGCGGCGGTGGGGGTTGCACAGGCGGTGGCCACCGGCGCGGAGGCGACATTCGACGTGGGGCTGGCGGGGTTCGCCGCGCACGGCGGTGTGCAGTGCGGGTTCCGGGAGTACGGGGAGGCAGCCGTGGAGTGGGGACTGGAGCCGACGCTGTACCTGGCGACACCGGGCCGCTGCATCATCGGGCGTGCCACCCGGCCCGTGTTCGAGGGGCTGGTGGCGGTCCTGGCGGGCCGGGACGGACCGTTGGCCCCCGCGACCCGGGCCGCACTACGGGACCGGCTGGACCACTGGGGGCTGCGATGAACCCGGGCCTGCTGGAGACGGACGTGCTGGACGTGGCGGAGTTCCGGCGTGAGTGCTGGCGGCGCCGGCCGGTGGTGTGGCGGGGCCGCGGAGCGGACTTCCTGGCCCCCGCCCTCGACTGGGCACAGGTCGCCGAGCTGGAGGAGCGGCTCGCCGCGACGGGCCACGGGCAGGCGGCGGTGCACCGGAGCGACGACGGGCAGGTGCTCTTCGTCAACCAGGCCCAGCACGTGATGCCGGTGCTCCGTGCGGCGTGCACGGTGCTGGCGGACCGGTTCGGCTGGGCCGAGTGCACCGCCGACCTGTCGGTGACCCGGGGCCGCGGCGCGGGCATCGGCTGCCACTTCGACCACAGCGACAACTTCGTCGTGCAGCAGCAGGGGGCCAAGGACTGGCTGGTGGGGCTGCCCGCGCACACCTCCGAGGCGCGGCAGCGCAAACGGATGCTGGAGACGAAGGGGTTCGTCCCCACGGGGCGGCTGCCGTCGGAACCGTTCCGGGTGCGGCTCGAGGCCGGCGACGTGCTGTACCTGCCGGTGTTCGCCCCGCACGAGGGGGTGGAGACACCGCCGGGGCCCGGCACGGGCGCGGAGCCCGGCTCGGTGAGCGTCTCGTTCTCGTGCAACGCCGAAAGCGCGCTCGGCCGGTATCTGCGGCCGTTGGTGCGCCGGCTGTCCGAGCAGCGGGAGTGGTGGGAGCCGCTGCCGACGGACGGGCCGGACACGGACCGGTTGGACCGGGCGCTGCTGCGGGCGCTGCGGGAGGTGCGGGAAGAGGGCGGGGACCACCGAGAGGGAGGGGACGGACATGCGGGTGAAGGATCTGAAGGCGGACCGGTCGGCGGCGGGGCTGCCTGACCTCTCGCTGATCGTGCTGGCCGAGGACGCGGCGGCGGTCGCGGCCAACGAGCAGCTCCACCGGGTGGTGGCCCGGCAGTACCTGGTGCGGGTGCTGCGGGCGGTGCAGCGGCTCGACGAGGGCCACCGGGCGGATCCGGCGCTGGCCCGGGTCCGCGGGCTCCTTGACGCGATGGACGTGGACGCGGCGCTGCTCTGGGCGCTGCGTCCGGAGGTGACGGGCTGGGTGTGGCGGGCCGAGAGCGGTGCGGTGGAGCCGGAGCCGCTGCTGCGGCTGCTGGCGCGGGCCCTGGCGTACGATCCGGACGCCGCGCCGGCCTCGGTGCGGCTGGCGGCGGCCGACGGCCCGGCTCCTGTGGTCACCGGCGACGGCCCGGCGCGGGGGGACCTGCTGCTGGAGTGGGCATCGGAGGGCGACGAACCGGCGGTGCGGCTGGAGGCGGCCGACGCGGCGGCGTTCGCGGCCCGGCTGCAGGAGGCGGCGGATCTGCTGGGGCGGGAGTGGCCGGAGGGGCTGGCGATGGCGGCCCGCGACATCCGGGCCTTCGCGGCCCTGGGCGGGCACCGGGGACTGCGCCCGCTGAACTTCAGCGTGCACGGGCTGCGCGGGCTGGTGCTGACGAGTGAGCGCCCGGCGTACATGCTCGCCCAGACACTCGTGCACGAGGGCACCCATCAGCGGTTCAGCGGGGTGCTGGACTGTGTGGCGCTGGTGCGCAACCCGCGGGCCACGCACCATTCGCCGTTCGTCGACGCGGAACGGCCGCTCGGGCACATCTTGCACGGCATCCTGTCGTTCATCAACGACGCCTGGGCGGCGGGGAGGCACCAGCAGGTGGAGGAGGACCCGGTCGAACGGGACCGGCTGGAGCGTTACCGCCAGGAGAAGGCCGGACAGCTGCTGGCGGCGGAGAAGAACCTGCTGGAGGTGGCGGACCCGACACCCGCCGGGGCCCAGCTGCTGGCCGGCTGCCGGGCCGCGATCGCCCGGCTGACCGGTGGCTGACGGGCTGTCGGCGGCGCTGGCCGACGCGGCCCAGGAGCTGGGTCCGGCAGCATCGCTGTCGCGGCGGGAGCAGCCCGACGGGCTGGTGCGGGTCCATGTCCGGCTCGGCCCCGCGGCACACGGGCACACCCCGCAGTGGGGCGTGGCCGCCTACGACACGGCTTTCGTGCTGGCGGAACTCCCCCGGGGAGTGTGCCGGTTGCTGGACGACCGGGAGCTGCTGGCACGCCGGACACCGGTCGGGGACGCACCGCTGGTGGGGCCGGCGGTGCTGTCACCGGCGGCGGCGGGGGTGTTCGTGCACGAGTGCTTCGGGCACACCAGCGAGGCGGACAACTACCTGGCCGCGCTGTCCGGCGGGGCGGACCGCGGACTGGGCGACCGGTGGACCCCGGCCCCGCTGACGGTCCACGACCGGCCGGCGACCCGCCCGTACGCGGGCAGTTACCGGCGGGACGACGAGGGGACTCGCGCACGGACGGTCGCGCTGCTGACGGACGGGCGGTGGACGGGACTGCTGACCGACCGCGCGACACGCCACCTGAGCGGCGGCCGGAGCACGGGCCACGGGCGGGGCCCGGCGGGGGCGGTGCTGCCGCGGTGCAGTGTGCTGGAGGTCTCCCCGGGCACGCATCCGCCGGCGGAACTGCTGGAGCGGTCGGACGACGGCTGGCTGCTGGGCAGCCCGGTCGGCGGCTGGTCGGTACGCGGACTGCTGGTGCTGGAACTGCTCTGGGTACGCCGGATCCGGCGAGGACGGCTCACCGACGAGATCCGCGGCCCGGCCGTGGTGTGCGCACGGAAGTCGGCACTCGCCGCACAGGTCGTGGCGGTGGGCGACGACCCCGTCGTGCTCAGCTCGCCGTACACCTGCGTCAAGGAGGGACACGAGGTCGGGTCGACCCTGATCAGCCCGTCGCTGCTGCTCCAGCAGTGCGTGCTGCGCCCGCTCGACAGGGTCGTGCGGGCGGACCGGGCGGCACGTACGCCCGCGGTCCCGGCACGGGGAACCTGACCGGCCGTCCGGCGAAACCGCAGGCTTGCCGCCGTCGCGGCCGACCGGGGAAGCAGAAGGACCGCCGGACCGTCGGGCGGGAAGCAGGGAGCGACCGTTCCGTGGGAATGCCCATCGGGCGGACGCCGGGGCGCGGGGGAGCAGCGGACGGGTCCGGAAGTTCACGGGCCGGATCGCGCAGCGCCGCGCCGTTCGCAACTCGGCGGAAGCGGCGAGCAGAGAGGCTTCCTCGCGTGAGCGCCCCCCGACTGCCCGGCGCTGAGGACAGACCCGTAAAGGATCTCGCCGCGCTTGCCGAGTTCCTGCCTCCTCGGTCACCGGGCCACGGTGAGGCCGCCCCGGGCGATCGCCCACGCGCCCTCAGGGTCCCGCCTCGGCGGCGTGTTGCAGCGCCTGCTCGGACCGTTTGACGAACATCGTGGCGTAGGCGGCGAGTCGCTCGCCGCTCACGTACGTCGCCTTGCCGAACGCATCGATCGACAGCACCGTCGTGCCCACCAGCACCGTCGCCCTCGCGTGCGGATCCCCCGTGGTCTCGAACGTGCCGAGGCGGCCATGACGACGCTCACCGACCGCCCCGAGGGCGACGTCCCGCTGCGCACGGTCAGCCTGATCCCGTTTCAGAACCAGCGCGTACGCGGCTGCAGCGGCCTTGCGGTCCCGGTAGGCGGTGAGGGCGAAATTCACGTTCGCCTCGCCCCGTGTCACGAAAACGGACGCCCCCGTCGTCATCGCACCGGCGCACAGCGCCTCGTCCTCACCCGCAACGCACGCCCCGGTACCCGGGTCCCGTGAAGGGATGACACTCCGCATCCCGTTCTTCAGGCCGGAAACAGCCGCACCCTCTGGCAGAGCCCCGGCCACCTGCTTCTCACTCAGCACGGCCGACAGGGCCGCGCCGGTCACAGGCGAGGCCGTGGCCCGAGCGGGCCCCGCGGCGCCACCGTCTCCCTGGGCGCGAGTGATCCCGCCACCCCCGCCGCACCCCGCCAGCAACACCACCGCTGCCATCGCCGCCGTTGCCGCGATCCGCCCACATCTGCCGCTCTTCACGATCCCCTGCCCCTGACGATGAGAGCCTTGAGCATACGGAGGAGTCCGACACCACCGGCCGGCGCCCGGCTCCTTCAGCGCCGTCCCGCCGACCCGGACCATACGCAAGAGCCAAGCCCTGCCCCCGGTCGGACCGTCCAGGACGCGGCCGGAAGCACGGACGAGCGCGGACGCCGGCGGGAACCCGAGATCCTCGCGCCTCCCACGCACGCACTCGGAGGAACGAGGCGCCGTCGTCCGGGCCCGCGGTGACCAGCCCGCGGGCGCCGCCCGCGTTGTCAGAGGGGCCAGTCAGGATAGGAGTCATGACAGACGGAACGACCTGGCTCGCCGCGCCGCGATCCATCGCCTTCGGGGGCTACCGCGTGGTGCTCGCCCGCGGACTCTCCCCGCAAGAGCTCGCCGGCCGCCTCGCGGAGACCGTGTCGTACGACGGGGAGCACCTCGTCGTGGAAGTGGGGGCCCACACGGGAGAGTCTCTTCTGGAGCTCATGGACGACACCTACGGCGATTCCTCCGACGGCATCGGCCTGCGCCTCGGCAGCGCCGGTGACTGGGCATACGCGGTCGCGTACGGCGGCTGGCAGGGGGAGTTCGGCCCCCTGACCCCCGTGTCGCGCGGTGGTGCGCACGTCTGCCTCCTGGAGTACGAGGAGGAGAACGGCAAGCCCGTGCCGCCGCAGTTCGCGTACTTTCACGACGGCCGCCTGCTGAGTGCCTGCAATCTGCATCTGGACGCCTCGTGGGGCTGTCAGGGCGTAGAAGGCGACCCCGCGACGGCCGCCCCCTTGCAGGAGTTGCTGACCGCTGCCGGCCTCCCGGACCCGGAGCGGGACAACAGGGAGGTGCACCGCACCGCGCTGGGCATCGTGGAACGATACTTCGGGCTCTCGCTGCCACAGGGCCCCATCGTCAGAGGCACCCTGCCGGCGGTTCTGGTGGAACCGGCGTAGTCCGGAACCGGACTCCCGGGAAGCCGCAGGGAAATGTGCGGGCCACCCCGAGCCCGGGTAGCTCATAGTGGAGCCCTGCACCTGTTGATCAACACGAACGGACGGCCTGTGCCTGTGACCACCGCCTACAGCGAAACCTCCACCGCGCGCGTGCCCGGACGGTCCTGGACGGTCCGGCTGATGGGCCACGCGGATCACTCCGCCACGGTCTCCTGCAGTACCGCCGCGTGCCGGATGCCGCCCCGGTCCAAGGACCTCGCGAGCTTGCGCGCGTTCGCCGCCCGGCACGCCGCCGCCCACGCCCGCGCCGCGACCGTCCGTCCGAACGCGTCATGCCACTGCCGTGCCGAGCAGTGCGGCGCACACCAGGACACCCGCGTGCAGTGCGCCGGATCCGTGGTCATGATCCTGCGCCACGACCCGACCGTCGGGCGGGTGTGGAGCGTTGCCGAGGTGTGCGCAAGCTGCGCCCCGCTGCTCCCGCACGCCACCGTCATCGCCGGCGCCGCCCGGCCCCGCCCCGCCGCCGCGGCCTCGCCGAGCGCGCCCGAGGTTCCCGCCGCCCGGACCCCCTCCCCGGTGCCGGGAGGATTCTCCTCGCCCGGTGCTGCCGGTCCCGAATCCGATGCCGTGCGGCGGCGGCCCAGGCGGGGCGGACAGCGCCCCCGCCGCCGGACCGGGCAGGGACACTGAGCTCGCACCGGCCTCGTTTCCGGGGCTGCCCGCCCCGGCTGCCCCGAGTGAATCCCAGCCGGTGCTCGGGAACGCCGGTACCACCGGAGTGGGGGAGCTCTTGCTCAGTCGTGGCTGTGTCCTTGGGCGGCTGCTGGGGGAAGAGGGGACGCAACCGATGGCAGATCTGCACTGTCCTGGTGATGCGTGAGAGGACGTCTGACCGGTCGTGCCTCTGACCGGTCGGCGCCGTACTGCCCTGACCGTCGAAGCCGCGATCCTCGTGGCCACGGGAGTGTCCTCCACAGGAGGGGACCTGCTCGATGCCAACTGACCGAGGCCCGAGCGCCGTATCGACCCCAGACGCTTCCCGATCTGGTGAAGCCGGCCTTCGGCGTGGTCGCCGGGGCTGCCTTGGTCGCTCTCGTCGTGGCCTGACGGCGGCAGCGTGTCCACGAGGACGGTGCTCTGCGGGTGGCCACCCGCCTGCACACCGAGCGCTTCCCCAGCGCGCGGTGAGGTCGCGGCGGTCCGGCTGGAGCAGTCCGGACTGCTTGCCCTCGGACTGCCGGCGAGGGTGCGGCTGCGCCCCGCGGCACTGCGGTGGCGGGACGCTCCAGGACCAACGGCAGAGCAACTCCAGGTGGTCGCCGAGGCGGTCCGGGACGACCCGACCGACTTCGACCGGCGGCGAGATCGCGTGGCTGGGCCCTTGCCACCATGTCCGCGGACAAACTCTGTGGACAACCTGCCTCTTGCCCACGTACGGTCCGCGAGCGCCCGCCGCAGGTGGTGGACGTCGTACACCTGTGGGGGGTTGTCTGTCATGTCCACGTTGCCCATGTTTACACCCAGACCTGAGTTCCGCGTGCCGGTTCCGACCGGGCTCGCTGCGGCGACCTGCGTGCTGCTCGGCCTCGCTGTGCTGGCCGACGTGTTCTCGCTCGGCGTCGGCCGGCAGTACTACGGCCTCTGGAGCGGCCTCGGAGAGGAGGGGATCCCGACCGCCCTCGAGGAGTTCGAGCGGGTCGAACGCCTCTACAGACTCTCGGGCGTCGTCCAGACCGTGACCTTCCTGGTCTGCGGGATCGTGTTCATCGTCTGGTTCCGGCAGATGCGGGAGAACGCCCAGCTCTTCGCGCCCGAGGTGCACAGGAAGTCGCCGGGCTGGGCGGTGTGGGGCTGGATCGTACCGGTCGTCTCCCTGTGGTTCCCGCGCCGCATCACCCTGGACATCTGGACGGCGAGTGAGCTCCGGCGCGATGTCCCCGATGCGCCACGCACGCCGGTCACCATCGTCAATGTCTGGTGGACGGTGTGGATCTGCGACGTCACGCTGGGCAATCTGGCCTCCCGCTACCTCGTCCGGGCCGACGAGGCGGACGCGATCAAGCAGGCAGTGGGGCTGCTGATGGTCGCCGACGTCCTCGACGTCGGCGCCGCCGTGATGGCCATCGTCGTCGTACGCAGGCTGACCAGGATGCAGCAGCGCAGGGCCGCGTGGACCGACTCCGGCCAGGACAGCCCGCTCGAAGCTTCCGGACAGCCCGCGTGAAAGCGTTCCCGCGGCTGGCGAACGCTTGCCTGTCGCTCAGGACACCGCATCGGACAAGGGCGCTGAGGACCACTGCGCGGCCGCGTCGGTGAAGTGGAGCCCGGGGCGGGCGGGTTGTCCGGTCCGCGAGTCTTGACCGCTGTCGAGGCTCCCGGATTCCGAACGCCTGCTGCCAGGACCGGAGACAGCCCCGCGTTCCTCGATCAGAGTGCGATCGGCCGGTACTTCAGGGCCTCGTCGACGATCTCCTCGGCAGATGCATCCTGGAGGAGGGGAGAGAAGATCAGACCACTGACCCCGGGTCGCAGCACGTTCGCTTCGAGGAGCAGCAGGTAGTAGTCGCTCTCCGGGTCGGCCGCGAGCACTCTGCGGACGATCTCGGCGAGCTCACCCCGCGTGATGTCCGGAACCCGGGGCCGAGCGGGCCGTGCCGCCTCTCTGGCGAACTCCTCCAGGCTCCTGCCTGCGTCGTACTCGGCGAAGTCGAGGGCCCGGTAATCGTGGCCGGTCATCGCGTTGAAGGCCCGGATCGCCTCGTCTCCGTCCCCGGTACGGCCGGTCACCAGGTCGGCGATCCGCTTGATCTCGCAGCTCAACTCATCCAGCCGTTGCCGGCTCACGGGCGGGGGCACCAGCTCTGGTCTCAGGTTCACAGCCGAATTATGTCCACGGTGACAGCAGACGAGCGAACGCGGAGCACGTTCCTCCAACAGTCGGCCGGCGGAGGACCGTCCCTCCGACT
It contains:
- a CDS encoding DUF6461 domain-containing protein, whose protein sequence is MTDGTTWLAAPRSIAFGGYRVVLARGLSPQELAGRLAETVSYDGEHLVVEVGAHTGESLLELMDDTYGDSSDGIGLRLGSAGDWAYAVAYGGWQGEFGPLTPVSRGGAHVCLLEYEEENGKPVPPQFAYFHDGRLLSACNLHLDASWGCQGVEGDPATAAPLQELLTAAGLPDPERDNREVHRTALGIVERYFGLSLPQGPIVRGTLPAVLVEPA
- a CDS encoding DUF4328 domain-containing protein: MPVPTGLAAATCVLLGLAVLADVFSLGVGRQYYGLWSGLGEEGIPTALEEFERVERLYRLSGVVQTVTFLVCGIVFIVWFRQMRENAQLFAPEVHRKSPGWAVWGWIVPVVSLWFPRRITLDIWTASELRRDVPDAPRTPVTIVNVWWTVWICDVTLGNLASRYLVRADEADAIKQAVGLLMVADVLDVGAAVMAIVVVRRLTRMQQRRAAWTDSGQDSPLEASGQPA